The window TTAAAAAATGCAAGACAGGAAGCTCAAGAAATTGTAGAAAATGCTGAAGAAAGAGGAAAGAAAAAAGCCGAAGAAATAGTTGAAAATGCTAGAGAAGAAGCTCAAAGAATTAAAGAAAGAAATGAAGCAGAAATTGAGCAGGCCAAGGAAGAAGCTCTTTCTGAATTAAGAACTGAAGTATCTTCAATTTCAATTATGGTGGCAAGTAAGTTTTTAAAAGAAAAGCTTGATGAAAAAGAACATAAAGAACTTATTAATCAATACATCGAAGATTTAGATGCTAAAAAGCTTGGTGAAGCCAAATGATTCAAAATGAAATAGCTAAAAAATATAGTGAGGCACTTTTTTCACTGGCTGAGGAAAAAGATGAATTTATTAAGTTCAAAAATGACTTGAATTCAATAAAAGAAGCTTTTAC is drawn from Halanaerobiales bacterium and contains these coding sequences:
- the atpF gene encoding F0F1 ATP synthase subunit B, which encodes MVNINTTMLWEVINFFVLLWLLKRFLYEPMTNMLDKRKNKIESDLEEAKEKKKEARELKKKYENELKNARQEAQEIVENAEERGKKKAEEIVENAREEAQRIKERNEAEIEQAKEEALSELRTEVSSISIMVASKFLKEKLDEKEHKELINQYIEDLDAKKLGEAK